Proteins found in one Phoenicibacter congonensis genomic segment:
- a CDS encoding DNA-directed RNA polymerase subunit beta', translated as MAHTHNHNHVAEFDVRNFDSIQVHLASAEEIRSWSRGEVKKPETINYRTQKPEKDGLFCEKIFGPTRDWECACGKYKRIRFRGIVCERCGVEVTRSKVRRERMGHIELAAPVSHIWYFKGSPSRLGYLLDIPPKDLEKVLYFASYLVTKVDYEARDEDADELREEMFADLEQIDAERDRLIAATRAMGEKYHPSEGEIVDEDDEALSPEEVEAEIAELHEEFNERKALREDALNEFLRLKERQLVDDEELFREMRKYYSDYFQGGMGAASVRELIEEMDLEQTAEELKELISNSKGQKRTKALKRLKVVEAFINSGNNPANMIMEAIPVIPPDLRPMVQLDGGRFATSDLNDLYRRVINRNNRLKKLLDLNAPEIMLNNEMRMLQEAVDSLFDNGRRGRAIEGPGHRPLKSLSDILKGKQGRFRQNLLGKRVDYSGRSVIVVGPELKLHQCGLPSQMALELFKPFVLKRLIELGADKDRNINTAKQMIEEGSPEVWDVLAEVIKDHPVLLNRAPTLHRLGIQAFEPVLVDGKAIKLHPLVCTAFNADFDGDQMAVHVPLSNEAQAEARVLMLSTNNIKSPAHGRPLTVPTQDMIIGLYYLTAVREGFEGEGRHFIDFADATATYEARAGLDLQAKIDVRLKRDGLVATAFNEFEEHKAGDHIETSVGRIIFNDVLPKDYPYLNYEMNKSEISRLVADLAEKYPLGDLPAIYDGLKDAGFHYATRAGVTVSVYDASIPPSKKQILAEADKKVEEIQEEYEIGLLTNESRHQEVVDIWNEANEAVGEAMADNFDRFNPIYMMAFSGARGNIKQIRQLAGMRGLMSDPKGNIIDHPIKANFREGLSVLEYFISTHGARKGLADTALRTADSGHLTRRLVDVAQDVIIRELDCGCDEGMDYPVHNAKGDIDDNLVGRCLNKDAVGSDGSVVLAKDEYITSLDQLKALAKAGVEEINIRTIMTCHAEHGVCQKCYGLDLATGLPVNIGTAVGIIAAQSIGEPGTQLTMRTFHTGGVAGADITHGLPRVQELFEARNPKGKAELAEISGTLNVTTTDDHMLLTIHDQEGNIREYELSARAQLMPNISDGCEVKVGDQLTKGSINPHELLRLTDAATTLRYIVSQVQDVYVSQGVDINDKHIEVIARQMLKRVVVLDSGDSDFLPGSQVDRFTFRTTANKLIDEGKEPPIGQPLLLGITKASLATDSWLAAASFQETTKVLTDAAIEGSTDHLNSLKENVIIGKPIPAGTGIKRYHDLGLTYHGVPIDHDVNVSEELPTYAPEGLQKIEELIPEPEQWQIGADGAFVGNGNYKNYMGMLELARHGHSLSEDDARLFIYDDLGVSQRWANKFSEAGIETVQDLVGKDENELKQISGIGEKAIDELREGLKSHGLLYVIEDSKATEASEDMSKLMDMVFNPDGSSQFSSDVSMFDTTKSDVDENDDEVGSKFARSESELDAVLNAMKDLGFSVTDEDSDDILDNEDN; from the coding sequence ATGGCTCACACTCATAATCACAATCATGTAGCTGAGTTCGACGTCAGAAATTTCGACTCTATTCAGGTCCATCTTGCTTCTGCTGAAGAAATCAGAAGCTGGTCCCGTGGCGAGGTCAAAAAGCCAGAAACAATTAACTACCGCACGCAAAAGCCTGAAAAAGATGGTCTTTTTTGTGAAAAGATTTTTGGACCTACTCGCGACTGGGAATGCGCTTGCGGTAAATATAAAAGAATTCGATTTCGCGGAATCGTTTGCGAACGTTGCGGCGTTGAAGTAACACGTTCTAAAGTCCGTCGTGAAAGAATGGGCCACATTGAGCTTGCGGCTCCTGTTTCACACATTTGGTACTTCAAAGGCAGTCCCTCACGTCTCGGTTACTTGCTTGATATTCCTCCAAAGGATCTCGAGAAAGTTCTTTATTTTGCTTCTTACCTTGTTACGAAGGTTGATTATGAAGCTCGTGATGAAGACGCTGATGAACTTCGCGAGGAGATGTTTGCAGACCTCGAACAAATCGACGCAGAGCGCGATCGCTTGATTGCTGCTACACGCGCAATGGGTGAAAAATATCATCCATCAGAGGGTGAAATTGTTGACGAAGACGACGAGGCATTGAGTCCTGAAGAAGTTGAAGCAGAAATTGCTGAACTTCACGAAGAATTTAACGAAAGAAAAGCGCTTCGCGAGGATGCTCTAAATGAGTTCCTTCGCTTAAAAGAGCGTCAGCTCGTTGATGATGAAGAGCTTTTCCGCGAAATGAGAAAATATTACAGCGACTACTTCCAGGGTGGAATGGGTGCTGCTTCTGTTCGTGAGCTCATTGAAGAGATGGATCTTGAGCAAACTGCTGAAGAACTCAAAGAGCTTATCTCTAACAGCAAAGGTCAAAAGCGAACTAAGGCTTTGAAGAGATTGAAGGTCGTTGAGGCATTCATTAACTCTGGAAACAATCCTGCAAACATGATTATGGAAGCGATTCCTGTCATTCCACCAGATCTTCGCCCTATGGTGCAACTCGATGGTGGCCGTTTTGCTACTTCTGATCTCAACGATTTGTATCGTCGTGTGATTAACAGAAATAATCGTTTGAAGAAGCTTCTTGATTTGAATGCTCCTGAAATCATGCTCAACAACGAGATGCGCATGCTGCAGGAAGCTGTTGACTCGCTGTTCGATAATGGCCGCCGAGGCCGTGCAATTGAGGGACCGGGTCACCGCCCACTCAAATCACTGAGCGACATTTTGAAAGGCAAGCAAGGGCGTTTCCGTCAAAACTTGCTCGGAAAACGTGTTGACTACTCTGGTCGTTCAGTAATCGTTGTTGGACCTGAACTCAAGCTTCATCAGTGTGGCTTGCCATCTCAAATGGCACTCGAACTTTTCAAGCCATTCGTTTTGAAACGCCTAATTGAGCTTGGAGCTGATAAAGACAGAAACATCAACACCGCAAAGCAGATGATTGAAGAAGGATCTCCTGAGGTTTGGGACGTGTTGGCAGAAGTAATTAAGGACCACCCAGTTCTTTTGAACCGTGCTCCTACGCTTCACCGCCTTGGCATTCAGGCTTTTGAGCCAGTGTTGGTTGACGGTAAGGCTATTAAACTTCATCCATTGGTTTGTACTGCATTTAACGCTGACTTTGACGGCGACCAAATGGCTGTGCATGTTCCTCTGTCAAATGAGGCACAGGCTGAAGCTCGCGTTTTGATGCTTTCAACTAACAACATCAAATCTCCTGCTCATGGTCGTCCTTTGACAGTTCCTACTCAAGACATGATCATCGGTCTTTATTATCTGACTGCCGTGCGTGAAGGATTTGAGGGTGAAGGTCGTCATTTCATCGATTTTGCTGATGCTACCGCAACCTATGAAGCTCGTGCAGGTCTTGACCTCCAAGCAAAGATTGATGTTCGCCTCAAGCGTGACGGTCTCGTTGCTACTGCTTTCAACGAGTTTGAAGAGCACAAAGCTGGTGATCACATCGAGACATCTGTCGGTAGAATTATCTTTAATGATGTTCTTCCTAAAGACTATCCATATCTCAACTATGAGATGAATAAGTCAGAGATTAGCCGTCTTGTTGCTGACCTTGCTGAGAAATATCCTCTTGGCGACTTGCCAGCAATTTATGATGGACTAAAAGACGCAGGCTTCCACTATGCAACACGTGCAGGCGTTACTGTTTCTGTTTATGATGCTTCCATTCCGCCTTCAAAGAAACAGATTCTTGCTGAAGCAGACAAGAAGGTCGAAGAAATTCAGGAAGAATATGAAATTGGCTTGCTCACAAACGAGAGCCGCCACCAGGAAGTTGTTGACATTTGGAATGAGGCTAACGAAGCTGTGGGCGAGGCTATGGCCGATAACTTCGATCGCTTCAACCCAATTTATATGATGGCTTTCTCTGGAGCTCGTGGTAACATCAAACAGATTCGTCAGCTTGCAGGTATGCGTGGTCTTATGTCTGACCCTAAAGGCAACATTATTGACCATCCAATCAAAGCAAACTTCCGCGAAGGCTTGAGCGTTTTGGAATACTTTATTTCAACACACGGAGCTAGAAAAGGTCTTGCAGACACTGCATTGCGCACTGCTGACTCAGGCCACTTGACTCGTCGTCTGGTTGACGTTGCTCAAGACGTTATCATTCGTGAACTCGACTGCGGTTGTGATGAAGGAATGGATTATCCAGTTCATAACGCAAAGGGTGACATCGATGACAATCTCGTTGGTCGTTGTCTCAATAAAGATGCAGTTGGGTCTGACGGAAGCGTAGTTCTTGCAAAAGATGAATATATTACAAGCCTTGATCAGCTCAAAGCTCTTGCTAAGGCCGGCGTTGAGGAAATCAACATTCGTACTATCATGACTTGCCATGCAGAACATGGTGTTTGCCAGAAGTGCTATGGCCTTGACCTTGCAACTGGACTTCCAGTTAACATTGGAACTGCCGTTGGCATTATTGCCGCTCAGTCCATTGGCGAGCCAGGCACACAGCTCACAATGAGAACGTTCCACACTGGTGGCGTTGCTGGTGCAGACATTACACATGGTCTTCCTCGTGTACAAGAGCTGTTTGAGGCCAGAAATCCTAAAGGCAAGGCAGAACTTGCTGAAATCTCAGGCACTCTTAATGTCACAACTACTGATGACCACATGTTGCTCACTATTCATGACCAAGAAGGCAACATCAGGGAATATGAACTTTCAGCAAGAGCGCAGCTAATGCCAAACATCAGCGATGGATGCGAGGTAAAAGTTGGTGATCAGCTCACAAAGGGTTCCATTAATCCTCATGAGTTGCTAAGACTGACTGACGCTGCAACCACATTGCGCTACATCGTGTCACAGGTCCAAGATGTTTACGTCTCACAAGGTGTAGACATCAACGACAAGCACATCGAGGTTATTGCTCGTCAAATGCTCAAGCGCGTTGTTGTTCTTGACAGTGGCGACTCTGATTTCCTCCCAGGTTCACAGGTTGATCGCTTCACTTTCCGCACGACCGCCAACAAACTCATTGACGAGGGCAAAGAGCCTCCAATTGGTCAGCCACTTTTGCTCGGCATTACTAAGGCTTCCTTGGCAACTGATTCATGGCTTGCGGCTGCTTCGTTCCAAGAGACTACTAAAGTTTTGACCGATGCTGCAATTGAAGGGTCAACGGACCATCTCAACAGCTTGAAGGAAAACGTGATTATTGGTAAGCCAATTCCTGCTGGTACTGGCATCAAGAGATACCACGACCTTGGACTCACCTATCACGGAGTGCCAATCGATCACGATGTTAATGTTTCAGAAGAACTTCCGACCTATGCTCCTGAAGGACTTCAGAAAATTGAAGAACTCATTCCTGAACCTGAGCAATGGCAAATTGGTGCCGATGGTGCTTTTGTTGGAAATGGCAATTACAAAAATTACATGGGAATGCTCGAGCTTGCACGCCACGGTCATTCTTTGTCAGAAGACGATGCTCGCCTGTTTATTTATGATGACCTTGGTGTTTCACAACGCTGGGCAAACAAATTCAGCGAGGCAGGCATCGAGACAGTCCAAGACTTGGTCGGCAAAGATGAAAATGAGCTGAAACAAATTTCAGGCATTGGCGAGAAGGCAATTGACGAGCTTCGAGAGGGACTTAAATCACACGGTTTGCTTTATGTAATCGAAGATTCGAAAGCAACAGAAGCCAGTGAAGACATGTCAAAACTCATGGACATGGTGTTCAACCCTGATGGATCAAGCCAATTCTCTAGCGATGTATCCATGTTTGACACAACGAAGTCAGATGTTGATGAGAATGATGATGAAGTTGGTTCAAAATTCGCTCGCAGTGAAAGTGAACTTGATGCAGTTCTTAATGCAATGAAAGACCTTGGTTTTTCTGTCACGGACGAAGATTCCGATGACATCCTGGACAATGAGGACAACTAA
- the glmM gene encoding phosphoglucosamine mutase, which yields MARLFGTDGIRGKVNSELTNEIAYRLGQAAVKFQGTRVLIARDTRISGQMLEAVLAAGVMSAGGHAFLCGVIPTPAVAMLVRKHNMDAGVMISASHNPPEYNGLKMFDGKGYKLPDAVEDEIDAFIKAGGLETTKELTEGDETGIVSSLDTAVSDYIDFVTDSVKSQKVDFSGMKIAVDSGHGASFRTTPETLRELGADVVAINTDYSGKDINVKCGSTHLEPLFNLVKETGADIGIAHDGDADRVMMVSADGHEIDGDVMLSVIAKDLKARNLLRGDVVVGTVMSNLGLKQALAEDGISLVQTKVGDRYVLEEMLDKDYAIGGEQSGHVILIDHNTTGDGLMTAVQFLCAVKRSGKTPSEAIAHFNRFPQVLINVHVDDKEAAMSSEQALALVREAEEDMGDNGRVLLRPSGTEPVVRVMVEANDQVVAERWANAIANKLS from the coding sequence ATGGCTAGACTTTTTGGAACAGACGGAATTCGCGGGAAAGTTAACAGCGAACTCACGAATGAGATTGCCTATCGATTGGGACAGGCAGCTGTCAAGTTTCAGGGAACCAGAGTGTTAATCGCAAGAGACACTCGCATTTCTGGACAAATGTTAGAAGCAGTATTGGCTGCCGGCGTAATGAGCGCCGGCGGTCATGCTTTTTTATGTGGTGTAATTCCAACTCCAGCTGTTGCGATGCTGGTGAGAAAGCACAACATGGATGCAGGAGTTATGATTTCTGCTTCACACAATCCTCCAGAGTACAACGGTCTAAAGATGTTTGATGGCAAGGGCTATAAGTTGCCTGATGCTGTTGAAGATGAAATCGATGCTTTTATTAAGGCTGGTGGACTAGAGACAACTAAAGAGTTGACTGAGGGTGACGAAACAGGAATTGTTTCAAGCCTTGACACAGCTGTTTCTGATTACATTGATTTTGTGACTGATTCAGTTAAATCACAGAAAGTTGATTTTTCTGGAATGAAGATTGCAGTAGATTCTGGACACGGTGCAAGCTTTAGAACAACTCCTGAAACTCTTCGCGAGCTAGGTGCTGATGTTGTTGCAATCAACACCGACTATAGTGGCAAAGACATAAACGTAAAATGCGGTTCGACACATCTTGAGCCTCTGTTCAATCTTGTAAAAGAAACAGGCGCCGACATTGGAATTGCACATGATGGTGACGCCGATCGTGTCATGATGGTGTCTGCTGACGGACATGAAATCGATGGCGATGTGATGCTTTCCGTTATTGCCAAAGACCTAAAAGCAAGAAACTTGCTTCGCGGCGATGTTGTCGTTGGCACTGTAATGTCGAATCTTGGTCTAAAACAGGCGTTGGCCGAAGACGGAATTTCATTGGTTCAAACCAAAGTTGGCGATCGCTATGTTTTAGAGGAAATGCTTGATAAAGACTATGCCATTGGTGGCGAGCAATCGGGCCATGTTATTCTGATTGATCACAACACCACAGGGGACGGCCTCATGACCGCTGTTCAGTTTTTGTGCGCTGTAAAACGTTCGGGAAAAACTCCATCTGAAGCAATTGCTCATTTCAATCGTTTCCCACAAGTTCTCATCAATGTTCATGTTGATGATAAAGAAGCAGCAATGTCTAGCGAACAGGCATTGGCGCTTGTTCGTGAAGCTGAAGAGGACATGGGAGACAACGGCAGAGTTCTTCTTCGTCCGT